A stretch of Mesorhizobium sp. M2A.F.Ca.ET.046.03.2.1 DNA encodes these proteins:
- the guaD gene encoding guanine deaminase: MTAKILRGRTLSFMRWPETIDDHSAWRYEEDGALLIDNGRIVAAGAYADVSKKAGAGVETIDHRPHLILPGFLDAHVHVPQMQIIASYGAELLDWLNKYTFPEESKFQNAQHGRRIARLFLDEMLRQGTTTVAAYCSVHKSSAEAFFAESHERNMLNIAGKVMMDRNAPDGVLDTPQTGYDDSKALIAEWHGKGRQLYAITPRFAITSTPEQMEMAGALCREHPGLHMQTHLSENHAEIAFTQELYPWSRDYTDVYEHYGLLGKKSLFGHCIHLSEREADALSQSGSVAVFCPTSNLFLGSGLFDYQRYRLREKPLRIAAATDVGGGTNYSMLRTMDEGYKVIALNGEKLNPFQSFWQLTRGNAEALSVADKVGTLEEGTDADIVVLDAHATPGMRLRMETVETLAEELFLLQTLGDDRVVREVYLAGRPAKSAIVAG; this comes from the coding sequence ATGACAGCGAAAATTCTGCGCGGCCGTACGCTCTCCTTCATGCGCTGGCCCGAAACGATCGACGACCATTCCGCCTGGCGCTACGAGGAGGATGGCGCCCTGCTGATTGACAATGGCAGGATCGTCGCCGCCGGCGCCTATGCGGATGTCTCGAAGAAGGCGGGCGCCGGCGTCGAGACGATCGACCATCGTCCGCATCTGATCCTGCCGGGCTTCCTCGACGCGCATGTCCATGTGCCGCAGATGCAGATCATCGCCTCCTACGGCGCCGAGCTGCTCGACTGGCTGAACAAATACACCTTTCCAGAGGAGTCGAAATTCCAGAACGCCCAGCATGGCCGCCGCATCGCGCGGCTGTTCCTCGACGAGATGCTGCGGCAAGGCACGACGACGGTCGCCGCCTATTGCTCGGTGCACAAATCATCGGCGGAAGCCTTCTTCGCCGAGTCGCATGAGCGCAACATGCTCAACATCGCCGGCAAGGTGATGATGGACCGCAACGCCCCGGACGGCGTGCTCGACACGCCGCAAACCGGTTACGACGACAGCAAGGCGCTGATTGCCGAATGGCACGGCAAGGGCCGTCAGCTCTATGCCATCACGCCGCGCTTCGCCATTACGTCTACGCCCGAGCAGATGGAGATGGCCGGCGCGCTCTGCCGCGAGCATCCCGGCCTGCACATGCAGACGCATCTGTCGGAGAACCACGCCGAGATCGCCTTCACCCAGGAGCTCTACCCCTGGTCGCGCGACTACACCGACGTCTATGAGCATTACGGCCTGCTCGGCAAAAAGAGCCTGTTCGGCCACTGCATCCATTTGTCGGAGCGCGAGGCGGATGCGCTGTCGCAATCGGGCTCGGTCGCGGTGTTCTGCCCCACCTCCAATCTTTTCCTCGGATCCGGCCTGTTCGACTACCAGCGCTATCGTCTGCGCGAGAAGCCGCTTCGGATTGCGGCCGCGACCGATGTCGGTGGCGGCACCAATTATTCGATGCTGCGCACCATGGACGAGGGCTACAAGGTGATCGCGCTGAACGGCGAGAAGCTGAACCCGTTCCAGTCCTTCTGGCAATTGACGCGCGGCAATGCCGAGGCGCTGTCGGTGGCCGACAAGGTCGGCACGCTGGAGGAGGGCACCGATGCCGACATCGTCGTGCTCGATGCCCATGCCACGCCGGGCATGCGGCTCAGGATGGAGACGGTCGAGACGCTGGCGGAGGAGCTGTTCCTCTTGCAGACGCTGGGCGACGATCGGGTTGTGCGCGAGGTCTATCTGGCGGGCCGTCCGGCGAAGAGCGCGATTGTCGCAGGGTGA
- a CDS encoding glycerate kinase produces MTDPKTFLTSIFKAAVAAADPEKTIRNHLPAKPKGRTVVIGAGKGSAQMAAAFEKVWDGPIDGLVVTRYGYGASCERIEIIEAAHPVPDAAGLEASRRLLEKVRGLTSEDLVVALISGGGSALLPSPAPGLTLADEIAVNEALLASGAPIAAMNTIRKHVSTIKGGRLAAAAHPARVVSLVVSDIPGDNPALVASGPTVPDTGSRQDALASIAAYGMKLPASVMAHIQSPDADAPRPGDPRFAGNEVHLTASAGVSLEAAAAEAKRQGIETVILSDAIEGEAREVGGVHAAIAREVATRNRPFKKPVLILSGGETTVTLRAKGKGGRNSEFLLAFAIGIDGVECIHALAADTDGIDGSENNAGAFADGSTVARMRAAGVDAKAMLAGNNAWTAFNAVGDLFVPGPTGTNVNDLRAILVR; encoded by the coding sequence ATGACCGATCCAAAGACCTTCCTCACCTCGATCTTCAAGGCCGCCGTCGCCGCCGCCGACCCGGAAAAGACGATCCGCAATCATTTGCCGGCTAAGCCGAAAGGCCGCACCGTCGTCATCGGCGCGGGAAAGGGCTCGGCGCAGATGGCGGCGGCCTTCGAGAAGGTCTGGGACGGTCCCATCGATGGTCTGGTCGTCACCCGCTACGGCTATGGCGCCAGTTGTGAGCGCATCGAGATCATCGAGGCGGCGCATCCGGTGCCGGATGCCGCCGGCCTGGAGGCCTCGCGCCGGCTGCTCGAGAAGGTGCGGGGCCTGACTTCGGAAGACCTGGTCGTGGCGCTGATTTCCGGCGGCGGCTCGGCCCTGCTGCCGTCTCCCGCTCCCGGCCTGACGCTTGCCGACGAGATCGCCGTCAACGAGGCGCTGCTTGCCTCCGGCGCGCCGATCGCGGCGATGAACACCATCCGCAAGCATGTCTCGACCATCAAGGGCGGACGCCTGGCTGCCGCGGCGCATCCGGCGCGGGTCGTGTCGCTGGTCGTCTCCGACATCCCCGGCGACAACCCGGCGCTGGTCGCCTCGGGGCCGACCGTTCCCGACACCGGCAGCCGTCAGGATGCACTGGCCTCGATCGCCGCTTATGGCATGAAGCTGCCGGCCTCGGTCATGGCCCATATCCAGTCGCCCGACGCCGATGCTCCGCGTCCCGGCGATCCGCGCTTTGCCGGCAATGAGGTGCACCTGACCGCCTCGGCCGGCGTCTCGCTGGAAGCTGCCGCCGCCGAAGCGAAGCGGCAAGGCATCGAGACGGTCATCCTGTCGGATGCCATCGAGGGCGAGGCGCGCGAGGTCGGAGGCGTCCACGCCGCGATCGCGCGCGAGGTGGCGACGCGCAACCGCCCTTTCAAGAAGCCCGTGCTGATCCTGTCCGGTGGCGAGACCACCGTCACCTTGCGGGCCAAGGGGAAGGGCGGCCGCAATTCCGAATTCCTGCTCGCCTTCGCCATCGGTATCGACGGTGTCGAGTGCATTCATGCCCTTGCTGCCGACACCGACGGCATAGACGGCTCGGAGAACAATGCCGGCGCCTTCGCCGACGGCTCGACCGTGGCGCGCATGCGCGCGGCAGGCGTCGACGCCAAGGCAATGCTCGCCGGTAACAACGCCTGGACGGCATTTAATGCGGTTGGAGATTTGTTCGTGCCGGGGCCGACGGGGACGAACGTGAACGATCTGAGGGCGATTCTGGTTAGGTAG
- a CDS encoding LysR family transcriptional regulator: MAYLDNIAVFVRVVELGNLSAAGRDMRISPAVASNRIKELEKHLGVRLFNRTTRQLMPTEHGTVFYTGAKQVLDAITEAEAAVASLSGQPRGTIRVTAPLGLGRRLIASGIPDFHDKYPDIEVRLRLSDHNVDIMKEGIDVAFRLGIIEDSSLRMRGIMECERVLVAAPKYLEARGEPAEPQELIGRKHDCLMLRYAGAREYVWTLQTPGGPQKFEVHGPYDTDDGDVLTGWALSGRGIINKPRFEVEPFIRDRRLKVILPQTPPTPVQFAAVYPHKKLQDPKVRLLLDFMAERCQRLIKDILAGK; this comes from the coding sequence ATGGCCTATCTCGACAACATCGCCGTCTTCGTCCGCGTCGTCGAGCTCGGCAATCTGTCGGCGGCGGGGCGTGACATGCGCATTTCTCCGGCCGTCGCCTCCAACCGCATCAAGGAACTGGAAAAGCATCTGGGGGTGCGGCTGTTCAACCGCACGACCCGTCAATTGATGCCGACCGAGCACGGCACAGTGTTCTACACCGGCGCCAAGCAGGTGCTGGATGCCATCACCGAGGCGGAAGCCGCGGTCGCATCGCTGTCCGGCCAGCCGCGCGGGACCATCAGGGTGACGGCGCCGCTCGGCCTCGGACGGCGGCTGATCGCCTCGGGCATCCCGGATTTCCACGACAAATATCCAGATATCGAGGTGCGGCTCAGGCTCTCCGACCACAATGTCGACATCATGAAGGAAGGCATCGACGTCGCCTTCCGCCTCGGCATCATCGAGGATTCGAGCCTCAGGATGCGCGGCATCATGGAATGCGAGCGCGTGCTGGTGGCGGCGCCGAAATATCTGGAAGCGCGCGGCGAGCCCGCCGAACCCCAGGAACTGATCGGCAGGAAACACGACTGCCTGATGCTGCGCTATGCCGGCGCGCGCGAATATGTCTGGACGCTGCAGACGCCCGGCGGCCCGCAGAAGTTCGAGGTGCACGGCCCTTACGACACTGACGACGGCGACGTGCTGACCGGCTGGGCGCTGTCGGGTCGCGGCATCATCAACAAGCCGCGGTTCGAGGTCGAGCCCTTCATCCGCGACCGCCGGCTGAAGGTGATCCTGCCGCAGACGCCGCCAACGCCGGTGCAATTCGCCGCCGTCTATCCGCACAAGAAGCTGCAGGACCCGAAGGTGCGGCTGCTGCTCGACTTCATGGCCGAGCGCTGCCAGCGGCTGATCAAGGATATTCTTGCGGGGAAGTAG
- the xdhC gene encoding xanthine dehydrogenase accessory protein XdhC, which translates to MNSKVQDLKAFLGQTGRVALVEVAATKGSTPREAGAFMLVSTSAIFGTIGGGQLEYMAIDKARQILRSSPSPSWGGSDDEVGRGGGRGVSVPPPRIANAASRRLLSDPPHEGEGKEARIEVDEVCATLDVPLGPEIGQCCGGRVEVLIRLVDGSLEQQLIANAQSEEAHLPHVYIFGGGHVGQALAASLALLPIHVVVVETRSEALEGMPETVETRLTPMPETVVREAPAGSAFAILTHDHALDFLIVAEALKRDDTAYVGMIGSKTKKATFRSWFLKSADGSEAEFDRLVSPIGGNAVKDKRPPVIAALAAAEIMTALVAHASDAPGAASAEKVMAG; encoded by the coding sequence ATGAACTCGAAAGTACAAGATCTGAAGGCGTTCCTCGGCCAAACCGGCCGGGTCGCCCTCGTCGAGGTCGCGGCCACGAAAGGCTCGACGCCGCGCGAGGCCGGCGCTTTCATGCTCGTCTCGACATCGGCCATTTTCGGCACGATCGGCGGCGGCCAGCTCGAATATATGGCGATCGACAAGGCGCGGCAGATTCTGCGCTCCTCACCCTCCCCCTCGTGGGGAGGGTCGGACGACGAAGTCGGCCGGGGTGGGGGCCGCGGCGTCTCCGTGCCCCCACCCCGGATAGCAAACGCCGCTTCGCGCCGCCTGCTCTCCGACCCTCCCCACGAGGGGGAGGGTAAAGAGGCCCGCATCGAGGTCGATGAAGTTTGCGCCACGCTCGACGTCCCGCTCGGGCCGGAGATCGGCCAATGCTGCGGCGGCCGCGTCGAGGTGCTGATCCGCCTCGTCGACGGCTCGCTGGAGCAGCAACTGATCGCCAACGCTCAATCGGAAGAGGCGCATCTGCCGCATGTCTATATCTTCGGCGGCGGCCATGTCGGCCAGGCGCTTGCCGCGTCGCTGGCGCTGCTGCCGATCCACGTCGTCGTCGTCGAGACCCGGTCCGAGGCATTGGAAGGCATGCCGGAAACGGTGGAAACCCGGCTGACGCCGATGCCCGAAACCGTGGTGCGCGAGGCGCCGGCCGGCTCAGCCTTCGCCATCCTGACCCACGATCACGCCCTGGATTTCCTGATCGTCGCCGAGGCGCTGAAGCGCGACGACACCGCCTATGTCGGCATGATCGGTTCGAAGACCAAGAAAGCCACCTTCAGGAGCTGGTTCCTGAAGTCCGCCGATGGCAGCGAAGCCGAGTTCGACCGCCTTGTCTCGCCGATCGGCGGCAATGCCGTTAAGGATAAGCGGCCCCCGGTGATTGCCGCGCTCGCCGCCGCCGAGATCATGACGGCGCTGGTCGCGCATGCCTCCGATGCGCCAGGCGCTGCCAGCGCCGAAAAGGTGATGGCCGGCTGA
- a CDS encoding LLM class flavin-dependent oxidoreductase has product MTARRMKLGLFLWATGHHIAAWRHPDAHVTAGIDIEHYIQLARTAEAAKFDMVFCEDAAGLREANVNIASQTSRSIGFEPISLLSALAVQTERIGLVSTASTSYNEPYGLARTFASLDNLSGGRAGWNLVTSASPIEAANFGATGLRPHADRYARACEFATVITGLWHRKPAGHDGESFSVRDPLDVPPSPQGAPVMVQAGASDDGKDLAARTADVVFSAAQTFEEARAFYDDLKGRLAAYGRQPDDVKIMPGVAPIVAATKAEAQAKYDALQELIPDDVGVALLSSYLSISDLGRYPIDGPLPELPESEGMKSRQALVIEQARRDGLSIRELARYFAGARGHWRIVGTAEEIADELQERFEGGAADGFNVMPSWFPGELDAFATLVVPELQRRGLFRRDYEGRTLRDHLGLKRPI; this is encoded by the coding sequence ATGACCGCGCGCCGGATGAAGCTCGGCCTGTTCTTGTGGGCGACCGGACACCACATCGCCGCCTGGCGCCATCCGGACGCGCATGTGACGGCCGGTATCGACATCGAGCATTACATTCAACTTGCCCGCACTGCTGAAGCGGCGAAGTTCGACATGGTGTTCTGCGAGGACGCCGCCGGCCTGCGCGAGGCCAATGTCAACATTGCCAGCCAGACGTCACGCTCGATCGGCTTCGAGCCGATCAGCCTTCTTTCAGCCCTGGCCGTCCAGACCGAGCGCATCGGCCTGGTTTCCACGGCATCGACCAGCTACAACGAACCCTATGGGCTGGCGCGAACCTTCGCCTCGCTCGACAATCTGAGCGGCGGGCGGGCCGGCTGGAACCTCGTCACCTCGGCCAGCCCGATCGAAGCGGCGAATTTCGGCGCGACGGGGCTGCGGCCGCATGCCGACCGCTATGCGCGGGCGTGCGAGTTCGCCACGGTGATCACCGGGCTCTGGCACCGCAAGCCGGCCGGCCATGACGGCGAAAGCTTCTCGGTGCGCGACCCGCTCGACGTCCCGCCCTCGCCGCAGGGCGCGCCGGTGATGGTGCAGGCCGGAGCATCGGACGACGGCAAGGATCTGGCCGCGCGCACCGCCGATGTCGTGTTCTCGGCCGCGCAGACTTTCGAGGAAGCCAGGGCCTTCTATGACGATCTCAAAGGGCGGCTCGCCGCCTATGGCCGCCAGCCGGACGATGTGAAGATCATGCCCGGAGTGGCGCCGATCGTGGCCGCCACGAAAGCCGAGGCACAGGCGAAATACGATGCACTGCAGGAATTGATCCCCGACGATGTCGGCGTGGCGCTGCTCTCCAGCTATCTCAGCATTTCCGATCTTGGGCGCTACCCGATCGATGGGCCGCTGCCCGAGCTGCCGGAGAGCGAAGGCATGAAGAGCCGGCAGGCGCTGGTCATCGAACAGGCGCGCCGCGACGGGCTCTCGATCCGCGAGCTGGCGCGATACTTTGCCGGCGCGCGCGGCCATTGGCGGATTGTCGGCACTGCCGAAGAGATCGCCGACGAATTGCAGGAGCGTTTTGAAGGCGGCGCCGCCGACGGTTTCAACGTCATGCCGTCCTGGTTCCCGGGCGAGCTCGACGCCTTTGCAACGCTGGTGGTGCCGGAGTTGCAGCGGCGCGGCCTGTTCCGCAGGGACTATGAAGGCCGCACGCTGCGGGACCATCTCGGCCTCAAGCGGCCTATCTAA
- a CDS encoding PhzF family phenazine biosynthesis protein translates to MDILRIAAFSNGNTGGNPAGVVIGEALPDTADMQRVAAEIGFSETAFAAPEGDSWRVRYFSPESEVPFCGHATIALGAALVRKFGNGVFALILNQANITVEGFCNGANVAAALQSPPTRSGPASSELAGEALALFGYQPGDLDPAIPPALIHGGADHLVLALRSREALAAMAYDLKQGQSFMRREGLVTILLAYAETPRIFHTRNPFASGGVYEDPATGAATAAFAGYLRDLGWPHGGAIDIVQGEDMGMRSRLHADIPPTLGSSIRVSGTAQLMD, encoded by the coding sequence ATGGACATTCTGCGCATAGCAGCCTTTTCGAACGGCAACACCGGTGGCAATCCCGCCGGCGTGGTGATCGGCGAGGCCTTGCCGGATACGGCCGACATGCAGCGCGTCGCGGCCGAAATCGGCTTCTCCGAAACCGCTTTCGCCGCGCCCGAGGGCGATAGCTGGCGTGTCCGCTACTTTTCGCCGGAATCGGAAGTGCCGTTCTGCGGCCATGCCACCATTGCGCTCGGTGCGGCGCTAGTCAGGAAGTTTGGCAACGGGGTCTTCGCGCTGATCCTCAATCAGGCGAACATCACCGTCGAAGGTTTTTGCAACGGCGCCAACGTCGCCGCCGCGCTGCAGTCGCCGCCGACGCGCAGCGGGCCGGCTTCGTCGGAACTGGCCGGCGAGGCATTGGCGCTGTTCGGCTACCAGCCGGGTGATCTCGATCCGGCCATTCCGCCAGCCCTGATCCACGGCGGCGCCGACCACCTCGTGCTGGCGCTGAGGTCGCGTGAGGCATTGGCCGCCATGGCTTATGACCTGAAGCAGGGCCAGTCCTTCATGCGGCGCGAAGGCTTGGTCACGATCCTGCTCGCTTATGCCGAGACGCCGCGCATTTTCCACACGCGCAATCCTTTTGCTTCCGGCGGTGTCTACGAGGATCCGGCGACAGGGGCGGCGACCGCGGCCTTTGCCGGCTATCTGCGCGATCTCGGCTGGCCGCATGGCGGCGCCATCGACATCGTCCAGGGCGAGGATATGGGCATGCGCTCGCGCCTCCATGCCGATATTCCGCCGACGCTTGGCAGCTCGATCCGGGTGTCCGGAACGGCGCAGCTAATGGACTGA
- a CDS encoding urate hydroxylase PuuD, with amino-acid sequence MMDFAIFWDWLSFAVRWLHVITGIAWIGSSFYFVALDLGLRQRPGLPAGAFGEEWQVHGGGFYHIQKYLVAPAEMPEHLTWFKWESYATWLSGFAMLCVVYYAGADLFLIDPNVLNISAPVGILLSLATIGVGWIVYDLLCRSPLGKSDTGLMLVLYCVLVFIAWGLTHLFTGRAAFLHLGAITATIMSANVFMVIIPNQKIVVADLIAGRKPDPRYGKIAKQRSLHNNYLTLPVLFLMLSNHYPLAFGTQFNWVIASLVFIIGVLIRHYFNTVHARKGNPTWTWLGAAVLFMIIIWLSTVPKVLTGEPKTSAASAAAQVYIASAHFPAVRDTVLGRCSMCHTEEPVYEGIYHAPKGVLLDTDERIAEHAREIYIQAGRAHAMPPANVTQITDQERALLVAWFEGAGK; translated from the coding sequence ATGATGGATTTCGCGATTTTCTGGGACTGGCTAAGCTTCGCCGTCCGCTGGCTGCATGTAATCACCGGCATCGCCTGGATCGGCTCCTCCTTCTATTTCGTCGCCCTCGATCTCGGCCTGCGCCAGCGTCCCGGCCTGCCTGCCGGCGCCTTCGGCGAGGAATGGCAGGTGCATGGCGGCGGCTTCTACCACATCCAGAAATACCTGGTGGCGCCGGCCGAGATGCCGGAACACCTCACCTGGTTCAAATGGGAGTCCTACGCCACCTGGCTGTCGGGCTTCGCCATGCTCTGCGTGGTCTACTATGCCGGCGCCGATCTCTTCCTGATCGATCCCAACGTGCTCAACATCTCGGCGCCGGTCGGCATCCTCTTGTCGCTGGCCACCATCGGCGTCGGCTGGATCGTATACGATCTTCTGTGCCGCTCGCCGCTCGGCAAAAGCGACACTGGGCTGATGCTGGTGCTCTATTGCGTGCTGGTGTTCATCGCCTGGGGGCTCACCCATCTCTTCACCGGCCGCGCCGCCTTCCTGCATCTCGGCGCCATCACCGCCACGATCATGTCGGCCAATGTCTTCATGGTCATCATCCCCAACCAGAAGATCGTCGTCGCCGACCTCATCGCCGGCCGCAAGCCTGACCCGAGATACGGCAAGATCGCCAAGCAGCGCTCGCTGCACAACAACTACCTGACCTTGCCGGTCCTGTTCCTGATGCTGTCGAACCACTACCCGCTGGCCTTCGGCACGCAGTTCAACTGGGTCATCGCCTCGCTGGTCTTCATCATCGGCGTGCTGATCCGGCACTATTTCAACACGGTCCATGCGCGCAAAGGCAACCCGACCTGGACCTGGCTGGGCGCCGCCGTGCTGTTCATGATCATCATCTGGCTGTCGACCGTCCCGAAGGTGCTGACCGGCGAGCCGAAGACCTCGGCCGCCTCCGCCGCCGCTCAGGTCTATATCGCCTCGGCGCATTTCCCGGCCGTGCGCGACACCGTGCTCGGCCGCTGCTCCATGTGCCATACGGAAGAGCCGGTCTATGAAGGCATCTACCATGCGCCGAAGGGCGTGCTGCTCGACACCGACGAGCGCATCGCCGAGCATGCGCGCGAGATCTACATCCAGGCCGGCCGGGCGCATGCCATGCCGCCCGCCAACGTCACCCAGATCACCGACCAGGAACGGGCCCTTCTGGTCGCCTGGTTCGAAGGCGCCGGAAAATAG
- a CDS encoding heme-degrading domain-containing protein produces MATADDIALIKKQEATLVFPAFDEAVAFKIGSGIRDRALKEELPIIVDIRTFDRPLFYAAMPGSNASNPDWARRKINVVKRYLRSTYRLVLEQQRPDRTFKVGEALDIADYVLAGGGFPVTVKGAGVIGVIAVSGLPEREDHGVVVDAICAHLGVDASKLRLPPEDK; encoded by the coding sequence ATGGCCACCGCCGACGACATCGCTCTGATCAAGAAACAGGAAGCCACGCTGGTCTTCCCGGCCTTCGACGAGGCCGTCGCCTTCAAGATCGGTTCCGGCATCAGGGATCGGGCGCTGAAGGAAGAGCTGCCGATCATCGTCGACATCAGGACCTTCGACCGGCCGCTCTTCTATGCCGCGATGCCGGGCTCCAACGCCTCCAATCCGGACTGGGCGCGGCGCAAGATCAACGTCGTGAAGCGCTATCTGAGAAGCACCTATCGCCTTGTGCTGGAGCAGCAGCGGCCTGACCGCACGTTCAAGGTCGGCGAAGCGCTTGACATCGCCGACTATGTGCTGGCCGGCGGCGGCTTTCCGGTCACGGTCAAGGGGGCCGGGGTCATTGGCGTCATCGCCGTTTCGGGCCTGCCGGAGCGCGAGGACCACGGCGTCGTGGTCGATGCGATCTGCGCGCATCTCGGCGTCGATGCGAGCAAGCTCAGATTGCCGCCGGAAGACAAATGA
- a CDS encoding LLM class flavin-dependent oxidoreductase: MHFAVSLNIAATGQDVLDFGQISAFVRQAEAAGVDMVIISDVAEGPSTSPFEATTLLAALATVTYRIGLVASASTLAHQPYNLARRFASLDIISHGRVGWNATLRQNPREAANFSRPEGFSDGDFRRRAEEYIGIVQGLWRSWDGDALLFDKAGGRFHDPDRMHMLDHKGEFFAVRGPLNVARSPQDTPVLVMSGLNETDRDFASRGADVILIAEQSADAANAATADLRRRALAAGRKPEGVMVLLTVAIESEPPIDGLRSLLGSSGCDGFNLVLPADVPALQNFTDRALPELRRDGLAGRGQQGATLRARLGLGTGGAK; the protein is encoded by the coding sequence ATGCATTTCGCCGTTTCGCTCAACATCGCAGCCACAGGACAAGACGTCCTGGACTTCGGCCAAATCAGCGCCTTCGTACGGCAGGCGGAAGCGGCCGGTGTGGATATGGTCATCATTTCCGACGTCGCGGAGGGACCATCGACCAGCCCGTTCGAAGCGACCACGCTGCTGGCCGCCTTGGCGACGGTGACCTACAGGATTGGCCTCGTCGCCAGCGCCTCGACGCTCGCGCACCAGCCCTACAATCTGGCGCGCCGTTTTGCTTCGCTCGACATCATCAGCCATGGCCGCGTCGGCTGGAACGCGACACTGAGGCAGAACCCGCGCGAGGCGGCGAATTTCAGCCGCCCGGAAGGTTTCTCCGATGGCGATTTTCGCCGTCGCGCGGAGGAATATATCGGCATCGTCCAAGGGTTATGGCGGAGCTGGGACGGCGATGCCTTGCTGTTCGACAAGGCGGGCGGCCGGTTCCACGATCCCGACAGGATGCATATGCTCGACCATAAGGGCGAGTTCTTCGCGGTGCGCGGGCCACTCAATGTCGCGCGTTCGCCTCAGGACACGCCGGTGCTGGTCATGTCCGGTTTGAACGAAACCGATCGAGATTTCGCAAGCCGTGGCGCCGACGTCATTCTGATCGCGGAACAGTCGGCCGACGCTGCCAATGCTGCGACCGCCGACTTGAGACGCCGGGCGCTTGCCGCCGGCCGCAAACCGGAAGGCGTGATGGTGCTGCTGACGGTCGCCATTGAATCCGAGCCGCCTATCGACGGGCTTCGAAGCTTGCTGGGCTCGAGCGGCTGCGACGGCTTCAATCTTGTTTTGCCGGCTGATGTCCCGGCACTTCAGAATTTTACCGACCGTGCCTTGCCGGAGCTCCGACGCGATGGCCTCGCCGGCCGGGGCCAGCAGGGCGCGACGCTGCGCGCCCGTCTTGGCCTCGGCACAGGAGGCGCAAAATGA